Below is a genomic region from Xanthocytophaga agilis.
CAATCAACAAGGTGGGATGGAATTTCACGAGATATTCTCCAATGCCATTTAACACCTCAGGTTCATGTAACTCTACATCTATCTTCATCAGATCTACTCGCTGAATATTATTTTTTTCTATGTAATCCTTTACAGTAGTACATGGAACCTTTGTCTCCAGGCGAGAGTCTAGTAATGGAGCATGTCGCACATCGGAAAAATTCTTATTAATAGTGGCGCTGTAATTGTTTACTATAGGAAGGTCATATATAACTACTTCTCCGGTAGTATCAGATACCGCCATCCATTCACAGTGAATATCAAAGTTATTTAGTTGACAATTAGCCTTATATTTTTCATAAATTCTGCGGGTTGGTTCAAATCCATAGACTTTACTTTGAGAATTGACTGCTTTGGACAACAAAGAATACATACCTGTGTTTGCTCCAATGTCAAAGATAACCTCAGATTGTTCTGATAACTTCTGCCAGAGCCTTAAAGAGAATCCTTCTCTGCCAACTCCCAAACCCTGCCAGAATAAACCATCCTCAATAACAAATCCGTGTGTATTGTAATGGTTCATATAAAAGAATTTTTTGCCAACCTGAACTTTGAATTTTCCTCCAAAGAATAAATGCCTGAATACTGACCTTGGAGGCACATACACAGATCTGACAATCTCAAAAAATTGTCTTTTAAAGGGAATGGCTTGATAAATTCGTTTTACCAGACTTGTCTTTGTCTTCATTGTATAGAATATGAGTATAGCTTTAAATCGAAAGCAAATTTATACTTTAAGTTTAAATCAACTATCATTCCTTATATCTTTGCCAGGGATATTACTCAAGAGGATAAATTTTCTTTCGATTTCCTTCTACATAAACTATCTCTAAAACAGACTCATTACTAAAATATTATCAGCATTTATTGTTGAAACTACATGGGCGTTATTATCAGGCAGAGTGTTAAAAATTCAATTGTATCCTATGCAGGTGCGGCAATAGGCATGTTCAATGTACTTTGGCTTACACCAAAGTATTTAACGAAGGAGGAGATAGGGCTGACCCGCTTTATGCTGGATATGGCTTTGCTTCTTGCCCAGTTTGCACAATTAGGAACCTCTCATCTCGCTGTTCGTTTTTTTACATATTTTCAAGATGAGACTCAAAAATATAAAGGTTTTCTTGGTTTTTTGCTTCTATTGCCTTTCATCGGGTTATCTATTCTGATACCTCTGTATATTTTTTTTCAACCAGTTTTTTCAGACATCTATACCAAAGAGTCCCCTGAGCTCCTACAGTATTATTTCTATTTCCTTCCTCTTATTATTTTTCTGGTATATATCGGAGTTCTGGAAGCGTATACACGTGTGCATCTTCGTATTGTCGTACCTGCACTGATACGAGAAGTTTTTCTTAAGCTTGCCAATGTTTTGCTAATACTTCTTTATGGGTTATGTATCATAGATTTTCACTGGCTTGTCATTTTATTTATAGCATCATATGGTATTGCTGTTATTTTATTAACCATTTATGTCAAAAAGCTAGGACGTCTCTATCTGGTATGGGACTTCGGATTTATAAGAACTCCTTTATTTAAACAAATGATCATCTATAGCTTTTTTGTATTATTAGGTGGAGCAGGCACTCTTTTGGCAAGTAAAATTGACACACTTATGGTAGCGGCTTACAAAGGAGGCCTTAATCTTACAGGTGTATATGCTTTAGCTTTTAATATTGCTATGGTGATTGAAATTCCACGCAGAGCGATAACACAGATTAGTACACCACTGGTAGCAGATGCATGGCGTAGAAATGATCTTTTACAGATAGCTTCTTTGTATAAGAAGTCTTCCATTAACCAGCTTATCGCAGGTGCATTTCTGTTTCTAGGTGTTTGGTGCAATATTGACTCAATCTTTGACCTTATTCCTAATGGGGATACATTCCGAATTGGAAAGTGGGTTGTTTTTGTTATCGCAATGAGTCGTGTAACAGATATGGCGAATGGTATAAACAGTGAGATCGTAGTAAATTCCAAGTATTACAGATTTGATCTTTTTACAATGGTATTACTTGCCTTCCTTACTATATTTTTAAACAGCATTCTTATTCCTCGTTATCAGATTGTAGGCGCGGCAATGGGAACATTTATTTCTGTGGCATCTTATAATATCATCCGCACAGTCTTCTTATGGATTACTTTTCGTATGCAGCCCTTTACAGTTAAAACAGCCATCACAATAGGGATTAGTCTATTGACCTTCTGGATAGTATCTTTTCTACCCAGGTATTCAAATAGCTTTGGGGCGATAGTATTAACAATTGCAGTACGTTCTATTATTATTACTATTTTATATCTGAGCTTGATTTATATAACAGGAGTAAGTGAAGAATTAAATAGTCTCGCCCAACAACTAACAAAACGTATAGGATGGTCAGGAAATAAGTAATATTTAAAAGCAACTATCCCCATTCATTCTATTTAGAATGGATGGGGATAGTTGCAAGATATTAATTTTATAAAGATAACGTAGCCAAAACGTTATTCATATTACGTACTGCATCAGCTGACTTACTAAATGTATCTTGCTCTTCCGGATTTAATTTATAGTCTATAATCCTTTCCCATCCTGTACGCCCAATCACAACCGGAACTCCCAGACAAATATCATTTTGACCATATTCACCATCCAGATAAACACAACAAGGGAACACACGTTTCTGGTCTCTAACAATGCTTTCTACTAGTAGAGCACTAGAGGCCCCAGGCGCATACCAAGCAGATGTACCAATGAGTTTAGTCAATGTTGCTCCTCCCACCATTGTATCTGCTGCAACTTGTTTTAATTGATCTGCTGATAAGAATTGGCTTACAGGAACTCCATTATATGTTGCCAGCCGGGTTAATGGAATCATGGTTGTATCACCATGGCCACCAATTACAGTTGCATGCAGATCGTTAGGCTGGCATCCGATAGCCAACGACAGATAGGTTTTAAAGCGTGAACTATCCAGAATACCTCCCATACCAATAATTCGGTTTTTGGGTAGTCCAGATTCTTTCAATGCAAGATAAGTCATAGTATCCATGGGATTAGAGACTATGACAAATATGGCATCTGGTGAATATTTTAAGGCATTATCTACTACTGATTTTACAATTCCGGCATTGGTTCCAATCAACTCTTCCCTGGTCATTCCTGGCTTGCGTGGAATACCTGATGTAATTACCACTACATCTGATCCGGCAGTTTTACTGTAATCGTTTGTTGAACCTGTGATTTTGGTATCAAATTCAAGCAGCGTGGCTGTCTGAAACATGTCCAATGCTTTTCCTTCACTTAATCCTTCTTTGATATCTACTAATACAACTTCTTCTGCCAGCTCGCGACGAACAATATTATCAGCGGTGGTAGCTCCGACAGCTCCTGCACCTACAACTGTTATTTTCATAAAAATGACCTGGTTTGGGTTAAAGAGATAGTACTTTCTTATACTTGAAATTAGGCGAGAAAATAATTATAAAGCAAACTTTAATTGGAAAATTAATATTTCTCTTTTGAAACCATATATACTTTCCTATTTGGAAAATTGAGAGTATATGTATTTATCCATTATATGTGATATCTACATTACTTATCTTTTACTTCCATACGAATCTCAAATACCTCTGTCTTCACATTACCCGATACAAAGTTAGTTTCTCAGAGATTACTACTATCTACTAAAGTTTTTTTGGCAGTATTCTTTTAACCGTATACCTTATACAGTGTAGTTCTAATAACTGTATATGAGACCTTTTTAGTAAGCATAACAGAGTTAATCCTTGCATAATACAGGGGAATTACTTACTACTATTCAATCTTCTCGTTATTTTTAATAGGTTTCTTTCTCCTGTGTTGTTATTTCAATTTGGATAATAGATACTTAGAAGGAGAAACAACATAAAAAATGTGACTATAATTTTTGTCACACTTGGATTAGGGAATTAAATAAAAAGTGTTGCTATTCGTTCTTTCTATAAAACAAAATTAAAAACCTGTTTTTTCGCAAAAAACCATACGCGAAATTTCACTACCTTTGCGCCAATCAAATAACCCTTACGAACCTTGTACTTAAAAGATATTTCCAGAGTTTATTTTATCGGTATTGGAGGCATAGGTATGAGTGCTTTGGCTCGCTGGTTCCGTCATTATGGCTGTGAAGTGGCTGGCTATGATCGCACACGTACTACCCTTACAGAACAATTGGAAAAAGAAGGTATTGCTGTTCATTATGTTGATGATGTAAATCTTATTCCAGAATCATTCCGAACCCCTCAGAGCTGTCTCATTGTATATACTCCTGCAGTTCCATCCGATCATAAAGAATTGATTTTCTTTCGAACTAATGGATTTTCTGAATTAAAACGGTCACAGATTCTAGGGCGAATCACACAGGATTTATTTACCATTGGAATTTCTGGTACCCATGGTAAGACTACAACTTCTTCCATGACTGCTCATCTTTTGACAGCGGCAGGAAAAAACTGTACAGCTTTTTTGGGAGGAATTACCCAAAATTATGGCACAAATTTATTATTGGGCAAGGCAGATAGTAATGAAGATCCATTAGTTGTAGCAGAAGCTGATGAATTTGACAGATCTTTTCTGACCCTATTTCCAAATGTGGCAGTAGTTACCTCTATAGATGCTGATCATTTGGACATTTATGGCACTCATGATGAAATAAAAAAATCCTTTCATGAGTTTGTCGCACAGATCAAAAATGATGGAGTTGTTATTGTAAAAAAAGGACTGGAATTAGGAATTCCTGAGCATGTTCACGGATACACATATGCTTGTGGGCAACCAGCAGATTTTTCGGCAATAAACATCCGTATAGAGGCTCCTTATTTTACTTTTGACCTGGACACACCCAATGGTAAGATCAAAGATCTACAGATCCAGGTTCCTGGATTTCATAATGTAGAAAATGCTACAGCAGCAGCAGCAGTAGCTTTATTGCTGGGTGTATCTGAAACTAATGTGCGGGAAGGATTACGAACGTATTTAGGAGTGAAACGCAGGTTTGAATATATTTATCGGAGTGAGTCAACAATTTATATTGATGACTATGCTCATCATCCGGCAGAAACAGAAGCTTTTATTAAATCAGCAAAGGCTTTATATCCGGATCGTAAAGTAACTGTGATCTTTCAACCACACTTGTATAGTCGTACCCGTGATTTCGCATCAGAATTTGCGAAAAGTCTAAGTTTAGCAGATGAAGTTATACTTTTGGATATTTATCCTGCCAGGGAACAACCCATAGAAGGAGTAACATCAGAAATAATTTTTAACGAAATTAAGTCACCCGAGAAGCGACTTTGCCGTAAAAGTGATTTGATGCAGGTATTAACAGAAAAAAGACGAGATGTTCTGGTAACGATGGGCGCAGGAGATATTGATACATTCATTATTCCAATCCGGGACTGGCTAACAGAAACAGAAAAAAAATAGAGATCCTTAATACTGTAAAGAGATACTATCAATAAGACCTGATTAAAATTTTTCATTTAAGATACAAGCTTTCTATGTTTGGTAGTTTAGGGAAGATCAAGCTAAGAACTCCTGTAAAGATAGTAGCAGGAGCATTGTGCTTTTTTATTCTGATTGGATTTGTAGAAAATAAACAACATAATAAAGTTTGTTCGGGAATTAATATTCACATTGAGGATGCATATGACACCTATTTCATTAATGATATTGATGTTTTAGCCCTATTAACAAATAATGGGACAGAACGGATTGATGGTCAGTCTTTTAAGGAAATAAATCTGAAAAATCTGGAATTAAGGCTTAAAACCAATAAATTCGTTAAAAGTTGCCAGGTATATGTAGATCTTATGGGGAAACTGAATGTTATAATCCAGCAGAATCGACCTATTGCCCGAGTAATTGATAGCCATGTTCCAGATGCATACATTAGCGAAGATGGAGAGATATTACCTCTCTCTGAAAGATTTACGGCAAGGGTTGTACTAGTAGAGGGAAGAGGTCTGAGGAAGCTGCTCGACAAAAATTTACAAGCAGACAGTACAGCAAAGGAATATTTTGAATTATTACAGTATATTGATAATGAGCGTTTTTTTAAAGCGTTAATAACACAAGTAGTAATCTTAGAGGACGGTACAATTCAGATGTATCCTCAACTTGGCCGACAAATTATTGAGTTTGGTACTCCAACTGATATTAAACGGAAATTTGAAAAGATTCGGATTTTTTACCAGAAAGTGATGCCTGCTCAGGGATGGAACCGGTACGGAAGAGTAAATGTTGCGTATCAGAATCAGATTGTCTGTGAATAATCTGGCAGAGTTTACAAAAGCAGACTTTTTGCATTAAAAAATACTATTTAGGTCATTCAAAAAAGTTTCTGAAACAGGAGGGTAACTGACTAGTCTTACAGAAATAACACTCATCCCGACAAAGGCGGGATAAGAGCAGCAACATGGACGATAAAATTGTAGTGGGTCTCGATATTGGCACCACCAAGGTGTGTGTTATTGCAGGCCGTAAAAACGAGTATGGAAAAATAGAGGTTCTGGGGTTTGGTAAAGCACCTCTGGAAGAGGGAGTGGTTCGTTCAGGCATTGTTACAAAAATTGATCGTACATCAGAAGCGATTCATCAGGCAATACACCAACTACAAACCAGTGTTGAAGGCCACATTAGTGTGGGAGAGGTAAATGTTAATATTGACAGCATACATATCAAGGGTATACAACATCGGCTGGGATTAACCCGACGGAATACACAGGAAGAGATTAGTATTCAGGATGTAGCTCAGCTTAATGAAGATATGCAACGCGTCACACCTCCATTAGGTAGCCAAAATATTCATGTGCTTCCACAAAAATATCGTGTGGATGGAGAGAGTGGTGTGATAGATCCTGTTGGGATGCTGGGAGTACGGCTTGATGCTGACTTTTATGTGATTAGTGTACAGTCGACTGTGATGCAAAATCTGGGTATTTGTATGCGTCGTGCAGGTCTTGAGGTAAATAAAGTATTTTTCTCCCCATTGGCTTCAGGTCTTGCTGTATTGAGTGAAGATGAAAAAGAACAAGGTGTTGTACTGGTTGATATTGGAGGAGGAACCACAGATGTGGTAATCTATCACGAGGGAATTGTTCGACATGTTGCTGTATTACCTTTTGGAGGAGATGTAATTACCAGAGATATTTCTCATGGGTGTGGGGTAACCCGTAATCAGGCAGAAGTCATGAAGGTTAAATACGGAATGGCAACACCTGAGTTCACAAGCCACAAAGATCGGATTGTTGTTCCCGGTTTACGTGATCGCCAACCTACGCTGGTCTCTATGAAAAATGTGGCTCAGATTATAGAGGCCCGTCTCAGTGAAATAATTGAGATGGTCTATATGGAGATTGAAAAGTCAGGTTACAAAAGCCGGATTCGGAATGTAGGTATTGTATTGACAGGAGGTACGGCATTACTCCAGAATATAGATAAGTTATTTGAAGAACTAACAGACATGCCAACACGTATTGGTAATGCAGGAGAGCATTTGGGGTTAAGTCCTGTTAGTTTTATCAAAGAACCTTGTTATGCAACAGCTGTTGGGATGGTCTTAGTTGGGTTTCATGCACTGGATGCGAGAGAGAACCGCTATCAACAAATTAAACCAACCGTTACACCACGTAATGATCCTCCTAAAACAAACAATGGAGGTGGGTTATTTGGAAAGATTCGGACATGGCTATCTGAAGACCTCGAAGATAAGAATGATTATTAAAAGTTATTGATTCTAACGGTTTTAGTTAAAATTTAGAAAGATATTATTTAAGAGCCCATACAACCAATATGTTTAATATAGGCAACATAAAATTTGACTTACCTATCAATAACCAATCTATTATCAAAGTGATTGGCGTTGGGGGTGGTGGTGGAAATGCAGTAAACCACATGTTTCGTCAGGGAATCCGGGATGTTGAGTTTGTCGTTTGTAATACAGATGCTCAGGCTTTAACATCTAGTCCTGTACCATATAAGATTCAGTTAGGGGCAAGTCTTACAGAAGGTTTAGGGGCAGGCGCTAACCCAGATCAAGGTAGAGCTGCCGCATTGGAAAGTGAAGAGGATATCAAGGCGTTATTTACTCCTAATGTAAAGATGGTTTTCATCACCGCAGGTATGGGTGGTGGAACAGGTACGGGAGCAGCACCTGTTATCTCACGAATTGCGAAGGAGATGGGTGTTCTGACTGTTGCTATTGTAACGGCTCCATTTAGCTTTGAAGGTCGGATTAAGAT
It encodes:
- the ftsA gene encoding cell division protein FtsA; the encoded protein is MDDKIVVGLDIGTTKVCVIAGRKNEYGKIEVLGFGKAPLEEGVVRSGIVTKIDRTSEAIHQAIHQLQTSVEGHISVGEVNVNIDSIHIKGIQHRLGLTRRNTQEEISIQDVAQLNEDMQRVTPPLGSQNIHVLPQKYRVDGESGVIDPVGMLGVRLDADFYVISVQSTVMQNLGICMRRAGLEVNKVFFSPLASGLAVLSEDEKEQGVVLVDIGGGTTDVVIYHEGIVRHVAVLPFGGDVITRDISHGCGVTRNQAEVMKVKYGMATPEFTSHKDRIVVPGLRDRQPTLVSMKNVAQIIEARLSEIIEMVYMEIEKSGYKSRIRNVGIVLTGGTALLQNIDKLFEELTDMPTRIGNAGEHLGLSPVSFIKEPCYATAVGMVLVGFHALDARENRYQQIKPTVTPRNDPPKTNNGGGLFGKIRTWLSEDLEDKNDY
- the murC gene encoding UDP-N-acetylmuramate--L-alanine ligase; amino-acid sequence: MYLKDISRVYFIGIGGIGMSALARWFRHYGCEVAGYDRTRTTLTEQLEKEGIAVHYVDDVNLIPESFRTPQSCLIVYTPAVPSDHKELIFFRTNGFSELKRSQILGRITQDLFTIGISGTHGKTTTSSMTAHLLTAAGKNCTAFLGGITQNYGTNLLLGKADSNEDPLVVAEADEFDRSFLTLFPNVAVVTSIDADHLDIYGTHDEIKKSFHEFVAQIKNDGVVIVKKGLELGIPEHVHGYTYACGQPADFSAINIRIEAPYFTFDLDTPNGKIKDLQIQVPGFHNVENATAAAAVALLLGVSETNVREGLRTYLGVKRRFEYIYRSESTIYIDDYAHHPAETEAFIKSAKALYPDRKVTVIFQPHLYSRTRDFASEFAKSLSLADEVILLDIYPAREQPIEGVTSEIIFNEIKSPEKRLCRKSDLMQVLTEKRRDVLVTMGAGDIDTFIIPIRDWLTETEKK
- the mdh gene encoding malate dehydrogenase — encoded protein: MKITVVGAGAVGATTADNIVRRELAEEVVLVDIKEGLSEGKALDMFQTATLLEFDTKITGSTNDYSKTAGSDVVVITSGIPRKPGMTREELIGTNAGIVKSVVDNALKYSPDAIFVIVSNPMDTMTYLALKESGLPKNRIIGMGGILDSSRFKTYLSLAIGCQPNDLHATVIGGHGDTTMIPLTRLATYNGVPVSQFLSADQLKQVAADTMVGGATLTKLIGTSAWYAPGASSALLVESIVRDQKRVFPCCVYLDGEYGQNDICLGVPVVIGRTGWERIIDYKLNPEEQDTFSKSADAVRNMNNVLATLSL
- a CDS encoding FkbM family methyltransferase, whose product is MKTKTSLVKRIYQAIPFKRQFFEIVRSVYVPPRSVFRHLFFGGKFKVQVGKKFFYMNHYNTHGFVIEDGLFWQGLGVGREGFSLRLWQKLSEQSEVIFDIGANTGMYSLLSKAVNSQSKVYGFEPTRRIYEKYKANCQLNNFDIHCEWMAVSDTTGEVVIYDLPIVNNYSATINKNFSDVRHAPLLDSRLETKVPCTTVKDYIEKNNIQRVDLMKIDVELHEPEVLNGIGEYLVKFHPTLLIEVMNDSIATRIEASLKGCNYLYFVINEEGEIHKTDKIFAANESNYLICREDVAKKLALI
- a CDS encoding oligosaccharide flippase family protein, which translates into the protein MGVIIRQSVKNSIVSYAGAAIGMFNVLWLTPKYLTKEEIGLTRFMLDMALLLAQFAQLGTSHLAVRFFTYFQDETQKYKGFLGFLLLLPFIGLSILIPLYIFFQPVFSDIYTKESPELLQYYFYFLPLIIFLVYIGVLEAYTRVHLRIVVPALIREVFLKLANVLLILLYGLCIIDFHWLVILFIASYGIAVILLTIYVKKLGRLYLVWDFGFIRTPLFKQMIIYSFFVLLGGAGTLLASKIDTLMVAAYKGGLNLTGVYALAFNIAMVIEIPRRAITQISTPLVADAWRRNDLLQIASLYKKSSINQLIAGAFLFLGVWCNIDSIFDLIPNGDTFRIGKWVVFVIAMSRVTDMANGINSEIVVNSKYYRFDLFTMVLLAFLTIFLNSILIPRYQIVGAAMGTFISVASYNIIRTVFLWITFRMQPFTVKTAITIGISLLTFWIVSFLPRYSNSFGAIVLTIAVRSIIITILYLSLIYITGVSEELNSLAQQLTKRIGWSGNK
- a CDS encoding cell division protein FtsQ; its protein translation is MFGSLGKIKLRTPVKIVAGALCFFILIGFVENKQHNKVCSGINIHIEDAYDTYFINDIDVLALLTNNGTERIDGQSFKEINLKNLELRLKTNKFVKSCQVYVDLMGKLNVIIQQNRPIARVIDSHVPDAYISEDGEILPLSERFTARVVLVEGRGLRKLLDKNLQADSTAKEYFELLQYIDNERFFKALITQVVILEDGTIQMYPQLGRQIIEFGTPTDIKRKFEKIRIFYQKVMPAQGWNRYGRVNVAYQNQIVCE